In Puntigrus tetrazona isolate hp1 chromosome 7, ASM1883169v1, whole genome shotgun sequence, the following are encoded in one genomic region:
- the nectin4a gene encoding nectin-4 isoform X3 encodes MKTVSYILAALIIWNSAACVRGKQEHFLEPPESPWALQSLAEEETHLPCRFNVSNSEIKVVQVMWIRENSNGGEEQIITAHFSEGQTESPAYTGRVRFASSDPIADSALILMGTRSADQGKYICKIATFPAGNFETQISVAVWTKPITSLQSFILVEGQSFRPAAICRSVAKPMAGLSWDTELAGQSQNRSSDGEVASIQFSLHPVRNMNGQKLDCLVWHPSQKGPMRISNNLVVHYPPNALISGYEDDWYAEMQGATLQCSGHGNPEPQRFNWTRKGEALPEGVTVKKGTLHFSRPLSLTDQGVYVCTTTNEVGSGKAEILINISESIKKGSVNYLMMIIIAGVAAVIVLTLIIVIISVNRYYKSKNQQLAIELVAKKEEISTLSRQASFRRVNSGSTDNRYSDDNNPLRVEGTIRTSLSSLDRPRSRDSRSTLGGVDSLGRPAIYNTSRRGRDRLMDRTEKEARLMMESYEQDSNVSQETHLLPPLHPSSYSMEQAVEMVRSRNGSAILPAEGRPQSGGSNRGGSRGHSSPLVSMYPTLTDEEEEESVSPTDSGVHRGLMEPDGFENGGSETASSQISEALSSHFERTNGTLRPKSKPNNILLPANATLFLPPHSPTIHKAQIV; translated from the exons ATGAAGACAGTTTCATATATTCTTGCTGCGTTGATCATCTGGAACTCAG cagccTGTGTAAGAggaaaacaagaacattttctGGAGCCCCCCGAGTCCCCCTGGGCTCTGCAGTCTTTGGCAGAGGAGGAAACACACTTGCCCTGTCGATTCAATGTATCCAACAGTGAGATTAAGGTGGTGCAGGTGATGTGGATTCGAGAAAACTCAAATGGAGGCGAAGAACAGATAATCACTGCTCATTTCAGCGAAGGCCAGACAG AAAGCCCTGCATACACGGGACGCGTTCGATTCGCCAGCAGCGACCCGATAGCAGACTCCGCTCTGATTCTCATGGGCACGCGCTCTGCAGATCAGGGCAAATACATCTGCAAAATCGCCACCTTCCCCGCTGGAAACTTTGAGACCCAGATTTCGGTCGCAGTATGGA CTAAACCCATTACGTCCCTGCAGTCGTTCATCCTGGTTGAGGGCCAGTCATTTCGCCCGGCCGCTATATGCCGTTCGGTGGCTAAGCCCATGGCGGGCCTCTCCTGGGACACGGAGCTCGCGGGTCAGAGTCAGAACCGGAGCTCAGATGGTGAGGTGGCCTCCATCCAGTTTTCCCTCCACCCTGTCCGTAACATGAACGGGCAGAAGCTGGACTGTCTGGTGTGGCATCCATCTCAAAAAGGCCCAATGAGGATCTCCAATAACCTTGTAGTACACT ACCCTCCGAATGCATTGATATCTGGCTACGAGGACGACTGGTATGCTGAAATGCAAGGAGCCACGCTGCAGTGCAGCGGTCATGGGAACCCAGAACCTCAGAGATTCAACTGGACGAG GAAAGGTGAAGCTCTACCAGAGGGCGTGACTGTGAAAAAAGGCACCCTGCACTTTTCCAGACCCCTGAGCTTGACAGATCAAGGAGTGTATGTCTGCACCACCACCAATGAGGTGGGATCCGGAAAAGCTGAGATTCTAATAAATATATCAG AATCTATAAAGAAAGGATCGGTGAACTACTTGATGATGATTATCATTGCTGGTGTCGCTGCAGTGATTGTTCTCACTCTCATCATAgtgatcatttcagtaaaccgCTACTATAAGAGCAAAAATCAGCAACTGGCTATAGAGCTGGTTGCAAAAAA GGAGGAAATCAGCACTCTGTCAAGACAAGCCTCATTTAGAAGAGTCAACTCAGGAAGCACAGACAACAGATACTCG GATGACAATAATCCTTTAAGAGTCGAAGGGACGATTCGCACAAGTCTTTCTTCACTG GATCGTCCTCGCTCCAGGGACAGTCGGTCCACGCTGGGAGGAGTCGACTCGCTCGGTCGCCCCGCAATTTATAACACGTCCAGAAGAGGACGAGACAGACTGATGGACAGAACTGAAAAAGAAGCTCGCTTGATGATGGAGTCTTATGAGCAGGACAGTAATGTGTCACAG GAAACCCATcttctccctcctctccaccccTCTTCTTATTCAATGGAGCAGGCTGTTGAAATGGTGCGCTCTCGGAACGGCAGCGCCATTCTCCCAGCAGAGGGGAGGCCGCAGTCCGGAGGGAGTAACCGAGGGGGCAGCCGAGGGCATAGCTCACCCTTAGTGTCCATGTACCCGACTCTTAcggatgaggaggaggaagagtcCGTTAGCCCGACGGATTCAGGAGTCCACAGAGGCTTGATGGAGCCGGACGGCTTTGAGAACGGAGGCAGCGAGACGGCCAGCTCTCAGATATCCGAAGCGCTATCCAGTCATTTCGAGCGCACTAACGGCACGCTCCGGCCCAAGTCGAAGCCCAATAACATCCTGCTCCCGGCCAACGCGACACTTTTCCTCCCGCCGCATAGCCCAACTATCCACAAAGCTCAGATCGTTTAG